Below is a genomic region from Xiphophorus hellerii strain 12219 chromosome 17, Xiphophorus_hellerii-4.1, whole genome shotgun sequence.
aaagtgcaaaaaaaaaataaacgaaAAAGAGGTTTGACCTGTGACGAAATGATGACACCCCAGATTTAGATTTCAGAGATATGAGCCCTAAGACAATAACATGACTGAATAATTTCACATCTCTATTATTTAACTACATGTGATTTAAAAGTCTGGATTGGACGAGTCAAGGTTTTTGAACCAAAGAAAACAGCGCCGCCTATCATGCACGGTGGCAGCAGCGTCATGATGGGGTTTTGTTGTAGCTGAACTACAAAAAGTGGATGGAATAACGCAGGAAGCCTGCCTCCTACTTGTTTAATCTCACCTCAACAGTTAGGCATTAAAGGATGACAACAGGGCAGCGCTCCTGAACACACATCCAACCTCAACTGAAAACTTACAGACTAAACTTAAAAGCTACAGGTCAGTACCAACTGTGAAGCATGGAGGCGGCTCCATCATGCTCAGGGTCAGACAGtatattcaaaatgttaaaatatgcatatataGTGACATTATAATGAGATGCTTagtttgaaaatgtctttttttaaaagtgattttaagTGTTTAATATCACAACACGACTTCCAAAAACGAACAAATACTCAACAGTTGGAGTTCAGTTGCTCTTCCTTTAATGCAATCTCTTCCTTCCAGCCCAGATCACTTTCGCATCGAGCTTCGCGCAACGTCACGATAAACAGTAAGAACACTTTCACTTGCCTTGATTAAAAGCTTGTCAACAGGAGAATAAGAGCAGATGGAAACTGGCTAAGACTTTAAACATTCAACGGCGTTTCGGCACACGCAGCCGACTCGTTTCAGGCAGAATTAAACCACCAATTAgatggtatatatatatatataaaatttgtCTTTAAGAAATAAAccttcataaaacattttaaatactttgtagaaACTCATGATTGGACCTTATCTAATTTTCAACAtatagatgatttttttttcctagtatAGCACAAATTTGGACATTTGGCACAACTAATTTTAAATACACCCCTTGTAATacatatgtacacacacacacacacacacacgcgcgcgcgcggACAGACAGCAGTAGGTGAAGCCGAAGCTTTATGACAGCTCAGACGACCTGGGTGATGTTTACAAAGATAAGATTATGTGATGAAGAAGGAACAAAGTGatcataaaagaaagaaaaagtctgGAAAACAAGTCCAAAGTTAACCGTACTAAACGGTCTGGTCTGCCAGTGTTGGAAACGGAAACACATTTCAGGTTGTAGTATTTTTTgaaatttctcaaaaaatgtttctacgtttttttattttaaaaagagtaaTTTTTGCCTCAACCTAAGATGGGACTTCCTATTGTATATTCAGGCTCTGCAGGTGTTTGAGTGAatgaaaaaatcaaatcaaatcaaacaagtcctcaaattaaaaataaccttGTGTTTTCTCATGAATGAGACACTACTCTCCTTTTCCAAAGCCTTCACATCATAAACATCCCACACTGTACACGTCCTGTTTgtgcatcattttaaaaaatatagaaaatattaaagAGGTACaggttaaaaacacattttacaatgCCTCTTAAAGTTATTTACACACATCGAGTGTTCATTCAGCTGTCGAAGTAAAAGGTAGGGAGGCAATTTTCATACAGGTTATATTTTCTCTTGATTTTCAATCCGTTTTCAATTTACATCTTGCAGAAAATTCATAATAAATCTGGATTTGACATTGTGAAAGCATTTTCACAAACCATAGGTGCATTTGGACTGCAGGAACCTTTCCGGGATTATTGCTCCTCCCCTCCATTTCCAATGCGTTTAGCGGAATAACACGATTATTGTAAATGCTGACTCGCAAAAACATCCTGGCTGAGGGGCAGTAAATTTCCATTTACCCCCCAGAAACgtacaaaaaaccccaaaaaaagtTATGGTGGCAAACAATGTCATGGGAAATTAAGTTCAGGGTATCATGTGAGGGTtagcatttctttaatttttatatgtagaatcttttcttttgttcGAAACTAAtgatattttgaaaaaacaaatcagtaatCAAATACAGGGAGATCCATCTTTTTTACTGGATCACTTTATCAGACTGCTTTGAAGTATGAGGAAAAACATTGACGTTTGCAGAAAGAGCAGAGAAACACGTTCAAGATATTTCAAACAAGTCCTAATGTTTTATATAGAGATGCACCCATCAGACATTTCCTGGCCACTACAGacacagatttagatttttttttcttttcttaaaggAATACAACAAATTAGGAAGAAATTTGTTGTTACGTTTCCTAACAGCAGCAATAAACTATCCGGTGCCTAAGTTGGCTTCTGATTCTCCTCTCAGGGTGTTAAAGGGAAATTTCAGCTTTTCTGGAATCCAAATCTAATTTAGTTCTCGTTTTACAATCTATACAACATCTCCACTTGTCAAATACAAGCTCAACTGTTGAACAATAAATAGAGATTCCTTAATAGACAATATCATTTCTGATGAATtttgttagtaaaaaaaaaaattaaaaaatgctttgattactctgtttaaatcaaaatgacagCAGGtctagtaaaaaaaagaaaaaaaaacaaagttgtgaAATGACAGCTTTTCCATCTTGAGCAGAATCTCAGTATTTGatgtaaatgcaaaaatgtttatttaaatagacgactaatatttgtttttaagaaattcagattctttcaaaaaaaaaaaaattgcaacaagGAACTAACTTAGAACATTATTTCCATTCTTATCCAGacatagaaaaataatcaaatgaaaTCCTAGTGGTGTGCTTACCGAACAAATATAGGGgctgattttagttttgatgcttttgataaaaaaaaaagtcttatatGTTGGTATTTcaccacagaagaaaaaaaaaaatagaatcagATTTTGATCTCTGGCCAACTAactgatcagtgcatctctacttTGATATCTAGAAATATCAGTTCAGATAAATCCACCAGAGCTGCAGTCTGCTGGATTTAACACTTCAGACAGAAGATGGTGTGCACACGCTAGTTAGGTGACGCCGCAGGCTGAACTTTAATTAGTAGCATTGCGTCAGAAGAGGTCACCGAACAGGATGGTCGTGTCCAGTTTAAGTATACTGAGGTAGAACGTATTGAAaacttaagcttttttttccccaaagtacattttaaacttCATTTACTTTTGAAAAGCAGTGCAGGAAAGCAGATTTAATAGCTATTTTATCTTTATATCATTAtacaactgtaaaaaaaaaaaaaaaaaaagaagaaaaagtttacacaaagtgaaacaaagGGATTTTTGAACTTgaaggtgttttctttttaataaatattcatgtgtAATATATTTACCGTTACCATCGCGCGTTGATGACATTACCATGGAAACATTCTGCACACCGATGTGCTGCTGCAGCCAGCTACtcttttcatttgtattttttcccacAGCCCGCACGTCGCCGCTAAAAAGGTAACCGCGACGGTTAGTGAATCAAAACATTCGTACAAAGTTTCAATAAGGCATCCCATAGTTAAAGTTCATTCACACCAGCAGTGTCCAGCCAtccttggttttttttttcccctccccaaCGCTGCAGTCTGAATCTTGCCAGCATCAGAGACGTTTCAGTCTTCCATCACAGTCCTGGCAGCAGCTTTGGTCAGTCTTGAAGCGAGgggaagaaataataaatacaggCGAGCCGAGGCTCTGAGGAGTCTTTTAGATTTCATGCAAGAGACTGTACAGACTTCCTGTGAACTGTCCCGAGTCGGGACAGGCGAGGCGGCGGCGCGGTGAGGTCCTATCTGCAGGAGGAGCCCAGCACGCTGCCCGTCGAGGGGGCGCCGGTGGTGGTGCTGTAGTGAGGGTAGTTGTCGTTCGGAGGCGGGCTCGGGAGGATGGAGTTCCCGTTGGTGGGGGAGCAGCTGAGCTGGAGCCTCCGCAGGTACTCGGCGTGAACGGGtttgtggctctgcagcacttTGATGGCGTCGTCCACGGTGAACCACTCCCGCTTCCGGCCTGCAGATGGAGACAGAGGACATAAATATGTTGGGAggctaaacagaaaaaagaaactgagctGCAATAAGTAAAAACTTGATAGATATTTCAGTTCTGATGCGTACACTAGAATTGGACTTCTATTCCTACAAAGAACACCGTAACGCAGGTAGAAGGTGTTCTCTGGACACGCCGATGCTGCCATCTGCAGCTCTGACGACAGTGGtttactgcagctgcagctgagaTCCATGGCCTAGATTTGCAGTCACCTGTTATCACTGTATTCCCCATTCAGTCTCCAATCAGCAGAGAGGCCTCCACATAAATAAAAGCCATGCTGTGTATGTTGCATAAGGAAAGCTGTACCTATGTTAACCGAGTCCTCCCAGGCCTCCAGCGTCTCCGTCACAGTCAAAACATAAACGTACGTCCGGTGCTTCCGGTCCTGGTTTTGCTTTATGttacaggaaaaaacaaatagacAACGATGCATAAGTTTTAGGACTAGCGCCGAGTTTATTGCGTAAATAGAAGCAGATTAGGATCCTTTCGTTATCTAAAAAGTGCTGCattatttatttggttgttCGTCTCACAAATATAGAAGAAGCTTACCTCGAACACGCCGAGAAGGCGTCCCAGTTTGCCCTTCACGCCGGCCTGGGGAACAAACGAAAGGTTTTACTTTCAGCTGAAGAGACAGATTCCCTCTGGGTGTGGTGTGAGCCGCCTCTCCACAAAAATCAGTCacgacaaaagaaaaaaagggcaGCACTCCagtattatttttgattttttgtcaaaacaatAGAAATTCTGTATAGGATTAACACATAAAACTGACTGAATCTTATTTTAACCCCTTTTGTCATTTCTCGTTTATGTGAAAGACTGAAAACCATGGATCATTGTCCTTTAAACATCATCATTTACAACCGTGTGttagtctgtcacataaaaacttcaaatttgAGGCTATGacatcagaaaatatattttaaaaatggatggatacttttgcaaacACACAGGCTGTGTTTGTTGTGGCTCCAGTCCCTCATCCCTTTTCAGGGGCCATAATGTCTAAAGGACCATACACAATGTTAAATGAGGGTTCCACATAGAGTCCATTACACAATAAAAGCCACATTTATCATTTCTAGTGTCTTATCGCCTTGGTAAAACCCCTGCTGTCTCCTTATTGCAGGAAGGCCATTATATCTTCCATGACGGTCATTTAATAGCCAAGATGTACTTGACACGTATCAAATCGCGGGCAGGACACAGGACATGTGCCCTGCCCGCTATTCAGCATGCTTGACATCCGGCGACCGAGGCCACACGGGGGTCTTCGTAGCCAATTTTAGACGGCTGACGCAGCAGAGAACAAGTGGTTCCCAAACAGCGACACCTCAGAAACGCCGGGCGACCCCCGAGTGACCGAGCTGCTGTCGCCATAGCCGCTTGGAAACCGTTTCGTCAGGGTGTGTCACGCTTCCAAACATATCAGCTCCCCTCACTGGGTATATCAACCAAAGTACGCAAAAGGTAACCGAGAGACTTAAGCTTTGGatcacatttgtttaatttgcaaTACACTCGAGACAAAACCTGGCCTCCGACTCGAAATGtgtgtgaaaaaaagaagaagaaaaaaaggtctCCAGTTTTAGCACAGATCCCTgcacatttaataaatatgaataaaaaaaaactcttaagaaacttactttttattgcaaaagcataacctaacaataaaaatgtagttCATTTTAGGgagaatattaaaaaatatatatgttttatcaATAACCTCTGCAACCCCAACCATTcctattaatttatattttacttttataaagtTCATTAGAGAAGCAGGGTACTTTTAACTCATAATTTATGACCTTCGGTTTCTCTGAGATGTAAACATGATATACAGTAAAAAGGCCAGTGTC
It encodes:
- the nudt4b gene encoding diphosphoinositol polyphosphate phosphohydrolase NUDT4B — its product is MKLKPNQTRTYDGEGFKKRAACLCFKNEREEEVLLVSSSRHPDQWIVPGGGMEPEEEPWGAAVREVFEEAGVKGKLGRLLGVFEQNQDRKHRTYVYVLTVTETLEAWEDSVNIGRKREWFTVDDAIKVLQSHKPVHAEYLRRLQLSCSPTNGNSILPSPPPNDNYPHYSTTTGAPSTGSVLGSSCR